A single Rubrivivax gelatinosus IL144 DNA region contains:
- the bchF gene encoding 2-vinyl bacteriochlorophyllide hydratase — MGHKTNLDRGPTAPRVPPLYTPEERIRRDRSPWTIVQGVLAPLQFLVFLVSLVLVVRYLMTGQGHDAATISIVVKTVVLYTIMITGAIWEKDVFGVYLFAPAFYWEDVFSMLVLALHTAYLVALTTGWLDDRQQMWLALAAYATYVINAGQFILKLRAARLSAQSEAYA; from the coding sequence ATGGGTCACAAGACCAACCTCGATCGCGGACCCACGGCGCCGCGCGTGCCTCCGCTGTACACGCCCGAAGAGCGCATTCGGCGCGACCGCTCGCCCTGGACCATCGTGCAGGGTGTGCTGGCGCCGCTGCAGTTCCTCGTCTTCCTCGTCAGCCTCGTGCTCGTCGTGCGCTACCTGATGACAGGTCAAGGCCACGACGCCGCGACGATCTCGATCGTCGTCAAGACGGTGGTGCTCTACACCATCATGATCACCGGCGCGATCTGGGAGAAGGACGTCTTCGGCGTCTACCTCTTCGCCCCCGCCTTCTACTGGGAAGACGTGTTCAGCATGCTCGTACTGGCACTGCACACGGCCTACCTCGTCGCGCTTACGACTGGCTGGCTTGATGACCGTCAACAAATGTGGCTGGCACTCGCAGCCTACGCGACCTACGTCATTAACGCCGGACAGTTCATCCTTAAGCTGCGGGCCGCGCGATTGAGCGCCCAGTCGGAAGCCTACGCATGA